One window of Dermacentor andersoni chromosome 7, qqDerAnde1_hic_scaffold, whole genome shotgun sequence genomic DNA carries:
- the LOC140219571 gene encoding neprilysin-1-like yields the protein MHRGKVIMLVVVPALALLIAAVGAFIYVITLEKPGKRVDTCRSDDCAAFGQELSAAVNWSVDPCQDFHAFVCGGWIDPKRRETTESRMVAAALDLAIAEAKADLTYRSKATQFFESCTMAGKWAQENLKEFADLRHSLGLPWPERKPSGATHPLDIMVNLALNWEMNFLFDLGTVTVRNSTALLVSRGRLDAVWEERFRSLRTVKAYEDYVNGYYKVLNTNGAQSGVGAADLLDIETAFVNAKFEFLYDTPRQEWFEVAALDYKTPSLPVGSWLALLRKHDRQFVWTGGDTAIVEDCKILESIEKLLKDMNHDKLIIGLSWMFIQTHLWAVNGDPSLRFGGIYKNLTQMKERGCMEYVESRLGLLGWATTLTERFGTKENRLHIASFLQRINGQTKNLVNKLSWMDHDSKQMIFSKLDKMTRTILPGDSFFDAKKRDRLYAIFPEMRGKTFMTNLVKTSEIYRALRNHKYFADVYSVRMFPRFGRERYLYMPDLMMLALLTLSPPMYYKEATLAMKYGGLGSFAARQMARTFDDVGVKVDNLGKHRLWLGAEAAAVHEIKANCKVHSGSDSSLWRPMRALPVMPGLEIAYEGFSAAVAVDFRALDDFKVLHLEAFTDFQIFFLAHCYAVCAKRPQTMGDDCNVPAKNSPVFAEVFHCPANAPMNPPEKCTFFY from the coding sequence ATGCACCGCGGCAAGGTGATCATGCTGGTGGTCGTCCCAGCGCTGGCCCTCTTGATAGCCGCGGTCGGGGCTTTCATCTACGTGATCACCCTGGAAAAGCCCGGAAAGCGCGTGGACACGTGCAGGAGCGATGACTGCGCTGCCTTTGGCCAAGAGCTAAGCGCGGCCGTCAACTGGTCGGTCGACCCGTGCCAAGACTTCCACGCGTTCGTGTGCGGCGGATGGATCGACCCCAAGCGACGAGAGACGACCGAGTCGCGCATGGTGGCTGCCGCCTTGGATCTGGCGATCGCGGAAGCTAAAGCCGACCTGACGTATCGCAGCAAGGCGACCCAGTTCTTCGAGAGTTGCACCATGGCCGGTAAGTGGGCGCAGGAGAACCTGAAAGAATTCGCGGATCTCCGGCACTCCTTGGGCCTGCCCTGGCCCGAGCGTAAGCCCAGCGGCGCAACGCACCCGCTCGACATCATGGTGAACCTGGCGCTGAACTGGGAAATGAACTTCCTTTTCGACCTCGGCACCGTTACCGTAAGGAATTCTACCGCGCTGCTCGTCTCCCGCGGCCGCCTGGATGCCGTGTGGGAGGAGAGGTTCCGCAGTCTCAGGACGGTCAAAGCGTACGAGGATTACGTGAACGGCTACTACAAAGTCCTCAACACCAACGGTGCGCAATCTGGCGTGGGAGCAGCTGACCTCCTCGACATCGAGACGGCCTTTGTCAACGCGAAGTTCGAGTTCCTATACGACACTCCTCGGCAAGAATGGTTCGAAGTCGCCGCCCTGGACTACAAGACGCCGTCTCTTCCGGTGGGCTCGTGGCTCGCTCTTCTGAGGAAGCACGACAGGCAGTTCGTATGGACCGGCGGGGACACCGCGATTGTCGAGGATTGCAAAATATTGGAGAGCATCGAGAAGCTGCTGAAGGACATGAACCACGACAAGCTGATCATCGGGCTCTCGTGGATGTTCATTCAGACGCACCTCTGGGCTGTTAATGGGGATCCTTCACTAAGATTCGGCGGCATCTACAAGAACCTGACACAGATGAAGGAGCGCGGCTGCATGGAATACGTCGAATCTCGTCTAGGGCTGCTCGGCTGGGCGACGACGCTAACCGAGCGCTTCGGCACGAAGGAGAACCGACTGCACATCGCCAGTTTCCTGCAGCGGATCAACGGGCAAACGAAGAACCTAGTAAACAAGCTCAGCTGGATGGACCACGATAGCAAACAGATGATCTTCTCGAAGCTGGACAAGATGACCCGCACCATACTGCCAGGGGACAGCTTCTTTGACGCTAAGAAACGCGATAGGCTGTACGCCATCTTTCCTGAAATGCGCGGCAAGACCTTCATGACGAATCTAGTGAAGACGTCCGAGATCTACCGGGCGCTACGCAACCACAAATACTTCGCGGACGTGTACAGCGTTCGCATGTTTCCCCGGTTCGGTCGCGAGCGTTACCTCTACATGCCAGACTTGATGATGCTCGCGTTACTGACCCTGAGCCCGCCGATGTACTACAAGGAGGCGACGCTGGCGATGAAATACGGTGGCCTAGGCTCCTTCGCGGCTCGACAGATGGCCAGGACATTCGACGATGTCGGCGTAAAGGTGGACAACTTGGGCAAGCACCGACTGTGGCTCGGAGCAGAGGCGGCAGCAGTGCACGAGATCAAGGCTAACTGCAAAGTCCACTCCGGCTCTGACAGCTCGCTGTGGCGCCCGATGCGCGCGCTGCCCGTCATGCCCGGGCTGGAGATTGCTTACGAGGGCTTCTCGGCGGCCGTGGCAGTTGACTTTCGAGCTCTGGACGACTTCAAGGTGCTTCATCTGGAAGCGTTCACAGACTTCCAGATCTTTTTCCTGGCGCACTGTTACGCAGTGTGCGCAAAGCGGCCGCAGACCATGGGCGATGACTGCAACGTTCCGGCGAAGAACTCGCCCGTTTTCGCAGAAGTGTTCCACTGTCCCGCGAACGCGCCCATGAATCCGCCAGAGAAATGCACTTTTTTTTACTAG